In Candidatus Neomarinimicrobiota bacterium, the genomic window TGCTCTGGCGCAGATGTTGGCAGACGCTCTGACAAAATAGCTTAAGCCTTTGACCTCAGTAGCTCCAAAGATATAGCCAGGAATAAACTGCAGGGTTGGAGAGGGGAGCAATCCAATTGCTCTCATTGAGCATGTGTTAGTTCCTTTAGATTTTCATGATACATTATTAGCTAAACCATATATGGGTGTATCTGGAAACTGGCATGAAAAACAAAAATGTAAGCTCTGATCTGCTAAAAATTATTCTCGTCCTGACTGGCGTAGAATATTCCATCATGCTGCTACTATCCAACATGCGACAATGGGAATACATCTGGACGAGTGTCGTCCTGGATGCCAGTATGCTGACTATGATTTCAACTACAGCTCTTTATTTCTGGCTTATCAAACCAACCATGAAACGCCTGGTAGCAACGTTAGATGAATCAAGAAAGTCTCAGAAAACTACGTTAGTTCAACTCTCCATTGTTGTACTGAAAATTGGACTGATCATCTTTCTCGTTGAAGTGGTTATCATGCTACTCCTGATTGCTATGGTTGATTATTCATCAAGATATGGAAGTATTATTGACGCCCTCACTGTGAGCATGATATCCACTCCTTTAATTTACATATGGGTAATCAAACCACTTTATTCCCACTCCGAGGAGTTTCTGGAGTACAATACCAAATCTAAACTCCAACAAATAGTGAAACGGTTTATTCTCCTCTTTTTACCCTCATTCCTGATTTTTGTCATTGCAGTTATCGCCACGCAACGCTTGAACATGAATGCGAAGATTGAGAATGTAATAGATGCTGAGAGACTAAATATTACCAAGCAAAAAGACATCATTGTAAACAATCTTACCGACATATTTTCCGATCTGATCTTTCTGGCTAATCAGCAGGATTTAACCAGGATTCAGGATTCCATAAGCATGACGGGGCGTCGCTTTCTGGGCATAGACTTTAAAGTATTTTTGGAAAGCAAACTTGTTTATGATCAAATCCGCTATATCAATCCCCAGGGAAGGGAAATGGTACGAGCCAACTTTAACAGAGGTGCGCCCTATGTTGTACCCAGCGACCAACTGCAGTCAAAAAAGCACAGATACTATTTCAGGGAAATTGAGGGGTGGCAAAAAGATGAAGTGTTCATATCACCTCTAGATTTAAATGTTGAATATGGTGAAATCGAAATCCCGCGCAAGCCAGTCATTCGCTTTGGAACCCCTGTAGTGAATGCATCAGGCCAGAATCGCGGGGTTTTAATACTCAGCTATCTGGGAAATACATTGATTAATAAATTGACGGCGTCTTCCTCAAAAAGGAAAAGTGAATTTATGCTACTCAATTCAGAGGGATATTGGTTGATCGGACCGAATCCAGAAGATGAGTGGACCTTCATGTATGATCATAAGATGAATCATAGCTTTAAAAACTTGCACCCCCAAGCCTGGGAAAAAATAAGCCGATCAAAATCAGGGCACTTTCTCAATGATGGGGGTATGTATACCTATGAAACATTCCATCCCAATGAACTTCTTGATTTGACCGATAAGGGCTCAACAGATTGGTCCTTGAGTTTTCTCACGCATATCAATTCTGATGATCTTTCCTGGAAAATTGTCTCCCACATCAGCCCGGAAATTCTTCAAGGATTATCACGAAATGCGTTTCAACAATTGCAGCTATTCTATGTCTTGATTTTCTTGTTCCTCGTCACAGGATCCTGGACGCTGGCTTATGTTTTGACTACTCGTAAAATGTCTCAGGAAGCACTGGTGGCCAGTGAGAATAATTATCGCAAAATTATTGATGAATCCATCAGTACCATCTTCACCACCAATGCTGTGGGTCAGCTAACCTATGTCAATCCCTCGGCCAAGGGTCTCACGGGATTCTCAGCCGAAGAATTGTTTGACAAAACATTTACAGAACTTATCCGGGAAGATTGGCAGGCTAAGGTTCAACAATTTTATTATCAACAGTTCAAGGAGCGCAAACTTGAAACCGCTTTGGAATTCCCCATCATCACCAAATCAGGGGAAGAGAAATGGGTGGAACAACTGGCTTCTCTGTTGATAGATGATGAAAAAAGAGCCATTGGATTTCAAAGTATCGTGTATGATGTATCAGAAAGAAAAAAAGTTGAGAAGGAATTATTTATGGCCAAACAGCTGGCCGAAGAAGCCAGCCAACTGAAAAGTGAATTTCTGGCGAATATGAGCCATGAATTGCGAACCCCATTAAATTCTGTTATTGGATTTTCCAATGTTCTCTTGAAAAAGAATGAAAAGATTCTTGATGAGAAGGATAAAAACTATCTACATCGTATTCTGGCCAATGGGAAACACTTATTAGAGCTCATCAACAGCGTCCTGGATCTTTCGAAAATTGAAGCAGGGCGAATTGAATTGGAAGTTGTTGACATCTCTCTCAATAATTTGATCACAGATATCATCACCCAGCTTGAAGGCCAGGTGCAGGATAAGGAATTCAAATTGATATCCAACCTCCCCAAGGATATCGCCACCATTCAGGCAGATCCGGGGAAGCTTAAGCAAGTCATATTAAATCTGCTTAGCAATGCCATTAAATTTACCAGTGAAGGGTCAGTCACCATTAGCGTTCAAACGGATGAGGGTACCAAACGTCCCACGCGGATCAGCGTTCTCGATACGGGTATTGGTATTCCAGAGGATCGTTTGGAATCCGTCTTTGAAGAATTCCAGCAGGTAGATTCCAGCACGGCGCGTAAATATGGGGGAACTGGTCTGGGGTTGGCCATCAGCAAATCATTGTGTGAGCTCATGGGCTATGAGCTTAAGGTTGAAAGCCAGGTTGGGGTAGGTAGTGAGTTTACTATCATGTTGAATGAGCCAGAGTTAGGACCTGGTCCAACTCAGGCCTGGAAAGAAAAACGGAAGTCAAGCAGATCCCGAAAATCCGGTCCCACCCCTGGAACCTTAAATGAGAAACGCGTACTGGTTATTGATGATAATCGAGATTCGCGCATACTGATTGAAACGACCCTGAAGGAAGAGGGTTGTCACGTCATTCAGGCTGAACAAGGTTTCAAAGGATTTGATTTAGCGCTACAAGAACAACCTGATTTAATCATATTAGACCTGAAAATGAAAGAAACCCCAGGCCAGGAAGTTCTGGCACGCTTGAAAGCCAATCCTGATACCAAAAATATTCCAGTGATTATCGTCAGTATTGTTGCTTTTGAAAACAAGGCGACTCTGGTGGAAGCCACTGATTTTGTGCAAAAACCAATCAACCGTGAAGCACTGGTGTGGGCGGTTTCGCGTCACATCAACCCAAGGCAATAATAGCTGTAAGTAGACCAATTCCGAAATTGGCAAGTAGAGCTATTTCAACAGTATGAACCCATTAAATGGGAATTCTCGAAGTATAAAACAAGAGGAATTTATACCTCGCATTACTCATGCAAAACCATACTGCGCACGGATGATGTTAAAAATTATTTGAGATATTGTTTTCGTTTGTTCACCACATTAAGTCTCGACAAGATTATGATTCATTCTTGGCTGGGGTAAACCAGCAACAGTTCACGATCCACATAAAGGCACAATAAAAATTACGAGAAGTGGTCTATTCTCAATAATATTATAAATTTGATGACGCTTGATCCGTGGTACATTATACCATCAAGGCAGGTTAATTAGTTAAGGTGGCGGGGCAGAAATATTGGCAGTCGTTAAGAAGCATTAATCAATTAAAGTGGGGAAATGAATAGGAAAATAAAAATACTACTGCTTCTAATGCTCGTGTCAATGAGTACAAATCTGCTATTTTCACAAAGTCGAAGCATCAGATTACAAAGCATCACAGTGAATGATGGTCTATCTCAATCATTTGTTAATACGATCTGCCAGGATAACCGTGGGTATATGTGGTTCGGTACCACAGACGGTTTAAACAGATACGACGGTTATCATATAGAAGTCTATAAATTTGATCCCGACGACCGTAATTCTATTTCAGATAATTTTGTTCGATGCATCATTGAAGATCATAAGCAGCGTTTATGGATTGGTACTGATGCAGGTGGTTTAAACCTCTACGACATAAATCAGGATCGATTTACACAAATTTCATTGGAACAGACGAATAATTATCCTTCTCAAAATGAGCAAATCTGGGATTTAGATATTGATGCAAGCAATACCTTATGGATCGCGTCAAGTGTAGGCATATATACGATTGCTCTTGATGCCAAAGATATTATTGCCAAAAGATTCTCAGAGGCTAGGAATATGGTGCGGTGTATCGTTTCTTCTGACGATGGATCAGGTTGGTATGGCGCTGAAACTGAAGGGCTCTATAGTTTCACCAATAAAGAACAATCAAAAGACTTCAAGATCAGGGAATTTCAAGAATCTACCATTTTTGACCTAATTCAAGAGGGAAAAGAAACACTCTGGATCGGGACCAGCGCAGGTCTATTGAAATATGATATCGCTGCAGGTGATATCAGACCGATAAAACTTCCATTAACTGGAGATGTTGAGGAAATAACTTCGCTGGCTATAGGTCCCCAGAAAAAACTCTGGATAGGCACCTCTGCTCATGGTCTTATTTCCCTGGATACAAAAACAGAAGAGGCGTCAGTATTCACCCATATACCGGAAGATCCCAATAGCCTAAGGGAAGCCGGAATAAAAAAAATATTCTTTGACAAAAACGATTTGCTATGGATCTCAACTCGTGGAGAAGGCATACAATTTTTTGATCCACAAACCCCTTTTCGTTATTATGGACATGATGCAAGAAGAGCGAATGGAATAAGCCACCCCAGTATCAGAGCAATACTCACAGATGATGACGGTC contains:
- a CDS encoding PAS domain S-box protein, with the protein product MKNKNVSSDLLKIILVLTGVEYSIMLLLSNMRQWEYIWTSVVLDASMLTMISTTALYFWLIKPTMKRLVATLDESRKSQKTTLVQLSIVVLKIGLIIFLVEVVIMLLLIAMVDYSSRYGSIIDALTVSMISTPLIYIWVIKPLYSHSEEFLEYNTKSKLQQIVKRFILLFLPSFLIFVIAVIATQRLNMNAKIENVIDAERLNITKQKDIIVNNLTDIFSDLIFLANQQDLTRIQDSISMTGRRFLGIDFKVFLESKLVYDQIRYINPQGREMVRANFNRGAPYVVPSDQLQSKKHRYYFREIEGWQKDEVFISPLDLNVEYGEIEIPRKPVIRFGTPVVNASGQNRGVLILSYLGNTLINKLTASSSKRKSEFMLLNSEGYWLIGPNPEDEWTFMYDHKMNHSFKNLHPQAWEKISRSKSGHFLNDGGMYTYETFHPNELLDLTDKGSTDWSLSFLTHINSDDLSWKIVSHISPEILQGLSRNAFQQLQLFYVLIFLFLVTGSWTLAYVLTTRKMSQEALVASENNYRKIIDESISTIFTTNAVGQLTYVNPSAKGLTGFSAEELFDKTFTELIREDWQAKVQQFYYQQFKERKLETALEFPIITKSGEEKWVEQLASLLIDDEKRAIGFQSIVYDVSERKKVEKELFMAKQLAEEASQLKSEFLANMSHELRTPLNSVIGFSNVLLKKNEKILDEKDKNYLHRILANGKHLLELINSVLDLSKIEAGRIELEVVDISLNNLITDIITQLEGQVQDKEFKLISNLPKDIATIQADPGKLKQVILNLLSNAIKFTSEGSVTISVQTDEGTKRPTRISVLDTGIGIPEDRLESVFEEFQQVDSSTARKYGGTGLGLAISKSLCELMGYELKVESQVGVGSEFTIMLNEPELGPGPTQAWKEKRKSSRSRKSGPTPGTLNEKRVLVIDDNRDSRILIETTLKEEGCHVIQAEQGFKGFDLALQEQPDLIILDLKMKETPGQEVLARLKANPDTKNIPVIIVSIVAFENKATLVEATDFVQKPINREALVWAVSRHINPRQ